From the genome of Epinephelus moara isolate mb chromosome 10, YSFRI_EMoa_1.0, whole genome shotgun sequence, one region includes:
- the lrrc8db gene encoding leucine rich repeat containing 8 VRAC subunit Db isoform X2 — MFTLTEVASLNDIQPTYRILKPWWDVFMDYLGIVMLMLAIFSGTMQLTKDQVVCLPILEQTPEGTGGFLRPQPPETADSLWNKESAIGEQAAPLMARRPPDSIAPTIPFTQSSTFGQPQPTGVRTKLDFQQYVFVNQMCYHVALPWYSKYFPYLALIHTIVLMVSSNFWFKYPKTSSKIEHFVSILGKCFESPWTTKALSETACEDSEENKQRLAGASSLLKHLSTSSEEGSPNQSAPMLTKSGVTFSAEKLVSEVPAMTILDKKDGEQAKALFEKVRKFRAHVEDSDLIYRLYAIQTVIKTVKFILILCYTMTFVASIDFDHVCEPEIKHLTGYTKFHCTHNMAFMLKKLLVSYIALICAYGVICIYTLFWLFRRPLKEYSFEKVREESSFSDIPDVKNDFAFLLHMVDQYDQLYSKRFGVFLSEVSENKLREISLNHEWTFEKLRQHVTRNPQDKLELHLFMLSGVPDAVFDLTDLEILKLELIPEARITAKISQMINLQELHFYHCPAKVEQTAFIFLRDHLRCLHVKFTDVAEIPSWVYLLKNLSELYLIGNLNSENNKMIGLESLRDLRHLKILHLKSNLTKIPTNITDLSPHLIKLVIHNDGTKLLVLNSLKKILNLAELELLNCELERIPHAIFSLTNLQELDLKSNNIRTIEEIISFQHLKRLTCLKLWHNKIITIPLSISHVKNLESLYLSHNKLESLPSSLFTLLKLRYLDVSHNSIVVIPLEVGFLQNLQHFAINGNKVEVVPKQLFKCNKLRTLCLGHNCISSIPEKIGQLSQLTHLELKGNCLDRLPAQLGQCSLLRRSCLIVEDHLFDSLPMEVKEGINQESSVSFPNGCKCLSDGR; from the coding sequence ATGTTCACCCTCACAGAAGTAGCCTCGCTGAATGACATCCAGCCAACCTATCGAATACTGAAACCATGGTGGGATGTCTTCATGGATTATCTTGGTATTGTCATGTTGATGTTGGCCATATTTTCTGGGACGATGCAGTTGACTAAGGACCAAGTGGTTTGTCTTCCCATTCTGGAACAAACTCCAGAGGGGACTGGGGGCTTCTTAAGGCCCCAACCACCAGAGACAGCTGATAGCTTATGGAACAAAGAAAGTGCCATTGGAGAGCAAGCTGCTCCTTTAATGGCAAGAAGGCCTCCTGATAGCATTGCCCCTACAATTCCCTTCACACAGTCGAGTACTTTTGGGCAGCCTCAGCCTACAGGTGTCAGGACAAAGCTGGATTTTCAGCAGTATGTTTTCGTCAACCAGATGTGCTACCATGTTGCTCTGCCTTGGTATTCAAAGTATTTCCCATACCTCGCTCTCATCCACACTATTGTATTAATGGTTAGTAGCAACTTCTGGTTCAAGTACCCAAAGACAAGCTCCAAAATAGAACATTTTGTTTCCATACTGGGAAAATGTTTCGAATCGCCTTGGACAACCAAAGCGCTGTCAGAGACTGCCTGCGAGGACTCGGAGGAGAACAAGCAGAGACTGGCGGGTGCCTCCTCCCTCCTGAAGCATCTGTCCACAAGCAGCGAGGAGGGGAGTCCAAACCAGTCCGCCCCAATGCTGACTAAATCTGGGGTCACATTTTCAGCTGAAAAGCTGGTTAGTGAAGTTCCCGCCATGACCATACTGGACAAAAAAGATGGCGAGCAAGCAAAAGCCCTGTTCGAAAAAGTTCGGAAATTTCGTGCCCATGTGGAAGACAGTGACTTGATTTACAGGCTGTATGCCATTCAGACAGTTATCAAAACAGTCAAATTCATTTTGATCCTGTGCTACACCATGACATTTGTCGCCTCTATAGATTTTGACCACGTGTGTGAGCCTGAAATAAAGCACTTGACTGGATACACCAAGTTCCATTGTACACACAACATGGCGTTCATGTTAAAGAAACTCCTTGTTAGTTATATTGCTCTCATATGTGCTTACGGTGTAATTTGCATATACACACTGTTCTGGCTTTTTCGGCGACCACTAAAAGAGTATTCCTTTGAGAAAgtcagagaggagagcagcttCAGTGACATTCCAGATGTTAAGAATGACTTTGCGTTCCTCCTTCACATGGTCGATCAGTACGACCAGCTTTACTCAAAGCGTTTTGGTGTTTTTCTCTCTGAGGTGAGTGAGAACAAACTACGGGAGATTAGCCTGAACCATGAGTGGACCTTTGAGAAGTTGCGGCAGCATGTGACGCGCAATCCTCAAGACAAGTTGGAACTCCATCTTTTTATGCTTTCTGGAGTGCCGGATGCTGTGTTTGATCTCACCGATTTGGAAATCCTCAAACTAGAATTAATCCCAGAGGCCAGGATAACAGCTAAGATCTCACAGATGATAAACCTCCAGGAGTTGCACTTCTATCACTGTCCAGCCAAAGTTGAAcagactgctttcatttttcttcGCGATCACCTCCGGTGCCTTCATGTCAAATTCACAGATGTCGCTGAGATTCCTAGCTGGGTATACTTGTTGAAAAATTTAAGTGAACTATACCTGATTGGTAACCTGAactcagaaaacaacaaaatgattgGACTCGAGTCTCTGCGAGATCTCAGGCACCTAAAAATTCTGCATCTCAAAAGCAACCTCACAAAGATCCCAACGAACATAACGGATCTTTCTCCGCATCTGATCAAGCTGGTGATTCATAATGATGGTACAAAGCTCTTAGTGCTGAACAGTTTGAAGAAAATACTGAATCTCGCTGAACTGGAGCTTCTTAACTGTGAGCTGGAGCGAATCCCCCATGCTATCTTCAGTTTGACCAACCTTCAGGAACTGGATCTAAAATCCAACAACATCCGTACCATCGAGGAGATCATCAGCTTTCAGCACCTCAAGAGACTGACGTGCCTCAAACTTTGGCACAATAAGATCATCACCATTCCACTGTCAATAAGCCATGTTAAAAACCTTGAGTCGCTCTATCTCTCACACAACAAGCTCGAATCACTACCCTCATCATTATTCACCCTTCTCAAGTTGAGGTACCTCGATGTTAGCCACAACTCCATAGTGGTAATACCTCTGGAGGTTGGCTTTCTGCAGAACCTCCAACATTTTGCCATAAATGGCAACAAAGTCGAAGTAGTTCCCAAGCAACTGTTCAAGTGCAACAAACTGAGGACCTTATGTCTCGGCCACAACTGTATCTCCTCCATCCCAGAGAAGATTGGCCAACTCTCGCAGCTGACACATCTGGAACTGAAGGGAAACTGTCTGGATCGTCTCCCGGCTCAGCTCGGTCAGTGCAGCCTCCTGCGCAGGAGCTGCCTGATTGTGGAGGATCATCTCTTTGACTCGCTCCCCATGGAGGTCAAAGAGGGCATCAATCAGGAATCTAGTGTTTCTTTTCCCAATGGGTGTAAGTGTCTAAGTGATGGACGGTAG
- the lrrc8db gene encoding leucine rich repeat containing 8 VRAC subunit Db isoform X1, translating to MRRLCTGMFTLTEVASLNDIQPTYRILKPWWDVFMDYLGIVMLMLAIFSGTMQLTKDQVVCLPILEQTPEGTGGFLRPQPPETADSLWNKESAIGEQAAPLMARRPPDSIAPTIPFTQSSTFGQPQPTGVRTKLDFQQYVFVNQMCYHVALPWYSKYFPYLALIHTIVLMVSSNFWFKYPKTSSKIEHFVSILGKCFESPWTTKALSETACEDSEENKQRLAGASSLLKHLSTSSEEGSPNQSAPMLTKSGVTFSAEKLVSEVPAMTILDKKDGEQAKALFEKVRKFRAHVEDSDLIYRLYAIQTVIKTVKFILILCYTMTFVASIDFDHVCEPEIKHLTGYTKFHCTHNMAFMLKKLLVSYIALICAYGVICIYTLFWLFRRPLKEYSFEKVREESSFSDIPDVKNDFAFLLHMVDQYDQLYSKRFGVFLSEVSENKLREISLNHEWTFEKLRQHVTRNPQDKLELHLFMLSGVPDAVFDLTDLEILKLELIPEARITAKISQMINLQELHFYHCPAKVEQTAFIFLRDHLRCLHVKFTDVAEIPSWVYLLKNLSELYLIGNLNSENNKMIGLESLRDLRHLKILHLKSNLTKIPTNITDLSPHLIKLVIHNDGTKLLVLNSLKKILNLAELELLNCELERIPHAIFSLTNLQELDLKSNNIRTIEEIISFQHLKRLTCLKLWHNKIITIPLSISHVKNLESLYLSHNKLESLPSSLFTLLKLRYLDVSHNSIVVIPLEVGFLQNLQHFAINGNKVEVVPKQLFKCNKLRTLCLGHNCISSIPEKIGQLSQLTHLELKGNCLDRLPAQLGQCSLLRRSCLIVEDHLFDSLPMEVKEGINQESSVSFPNGCKCLSDGR from the coding sequence GAATGTTCACCCTCACAGAAGTAGCCTCGCTGAATGACATCCAGCCAACCTATCGAATACTGAAACCATGGTGGGATGTCTTCATGGATTATCTTGGTATTGTCATGTTGATGTTGGCCATATTTTCTGGGACGATGCAGTTGACTAAGGACCAAGTGGTTTGTCTTCCCATTCTGGAACAAACTCCAGAGGGGACTGGGGGCTTCTTAAGGCCCCAACCACCAGAGACAGCTGATAGCTTATGGAACAAAGAAAGTGCCATTGGAGAGCAAGCTGCTCCTTTAATGGCAAGAAGGCCTCCTGATAGCATTGCCCCTACAATTCCCTTCACACAGTCGAGTACTTTTGGGCAGCCTCAGCCTACAGGTGTCAGGACAAAGCTGGATTTTCAGCAGTATGTTTTCGTCAACCAGATGTGCTACCATGTTGCTCTGCCTTGGTATTCAAAGTATTTCCCATACCTCGCTCTCATCCACACTATTGTATTAATGGTTAGTAGCAACTTCTGGTTCAAGTACCCAAAGACAAGCTCCAAAATAGAACATTTTGTTTCCATACTGGGAAAATGTTTCGAATCGCCTTGGACAACCAAAGCGCTGTCAGAGACTGCCTGCGAGGACTCGGAGGAGAACAAGCAGAGACTGGCGGGTGCCTCCTCCCTCCTGAAGCATCTGTCCACAAGCAGCGAGGAGGGGAGTCCAAACCAGTCCGCCCCAATGCTGACTAAATCTGGGGTCACATTTTCAGCTGAAAAGCTGGTTAGTGAAGTTCCCGCCATGACCATACTGGACAAAAAAGATGGCGAGCAAGCAAAAGCCCTGTTCGAAAAAGTTCGGAAATTTCGTGCCCATGTGGAAGACAGTGACTTGATTTACAGGCTGTATGCCATTCAGACAGTTATCAAAACAGTCAAATTCATTTTGATCCTGTGCTACACCATGACATTTGTCGCCTCTATAGATTTTGACCACGTGTGTGAGCCTGAAATAAAGCACTTGACTGGATACACCAAGTTCCATTGTACACACAACATGGCGTTCATGTTAAAGAAACTCCTTGTTAGTTATATTGCTCTCATATGTGCTTACGGTGTAATTTGCATATACACACTGTTCTGGCTTTTTCGGCGACCACTAAAAGAGTATTCCTTTGAGAAAgtcagagaggagagcagcttCAGTGACATTCCAGATGTTAAGAATGACTTTGCGTTCCTCCTTCACATGGTCGATCAGTACGACCAGCTTTACTCAAAGCGTTTTGGTGTTTTTCTCTCTGAGGTGAGTGAGAACAAACTACGGGAGATTAGCCTGAACCATGAGTGGACCTTTGAGAAGTTGCGGCAGCATGTGACGCGCAATCCTCAAGACAAGTTGGAACTCCATCTTTTTATGCTTTCTGGAGTGCCGGATGCTGTGTTTGATCTCACCGATTTGGAAATCCTCAAACTAGAATTAATCCCAGAGGCCAGGATAACAGCTAAGATCTCACAGATGATAAACCTCCAGGAGTTGCACTTCTATCACTGTCCAGCCAAAGTTGAAcagactgctttcatttttcttcGCGATCACCTCCGGTGCCTTCATGTCAAATTCACAGATGTCGCTGAGATTCCTAGCTGGGTATACTTGTTGAAAAATTTAAGTGAACTATACCTGATTGGTAACCTGAactcagaaaacaacaaaatgattgGACTCGAGTCTCTGCGAGATCTCAGGCACCTAAAAATTCTGCATCTCAAAAGCAACCTCACAAAGATCCCAACGAACATAACGGATCTTTCTCCGCATCTGATCAAGCTGGTGATTCATAATGATGGTACAAAGCTCTTAGTGCTGAACAGTTTGAAGAAAATACTGAATCTCGCTGAACTGGAGCTTCTTAACTGTGAGCTGGAGCGAATCCCCCATGCTATCTTCAGTTTGACCAACCTTCAGGAACTGGATCTAAAATCCAACAACATCCGTACCATCGAGGAGATCATCAGCTTTCAGCACCTCAAGAGACTGACGTGCCTCAAACTTTGGCACAATAAGATCATCACCATTCCACTGTCAATAAGCCATGTTAAAAACCTTGAGTCGCTCTATCTCTCACACAACAAGCTCGAATCACTACCCTCATCATTATTCACCCTTCTCAAGTTGAGGTACCTCGATGTTAGCCACAACTCCATAGTGGTAATACCTCTGGAGGTTGGCTTTCTGCAGAACCTCCAACATTTTGCCATAAATGGCAACAAAGTCGAAGTAGTTCCCAAGCAACTGTTCAAGTGCAACAAACTGAGGACCTTATGTCTCGGCCACAACTGTATCTCCTCCATCCCAGAGAAGATTGGCCAACTCTCGCAGCTGACACATCTGGAACTGAAGGGAAACTGTCTGGATCGTCTCCCGGCTCAGCTCGGTCAGTGCAGCCTCCTGCGCAGGAGCTGCCTGATTGTGGAGGATCATCTCTTTGACTCGCTCCCCATGGAGGTCAAAGAGGGCATCAATCAGGAATCTAGTGTTTCTTTTCCCAATGGGTGTAAGTGTCTAAGTGATGGACGGTAG